The sequence below is a genomic window from bacterium.
AGGTTGACCACGGCGTCGGCCTCCATGACCGGTAGGGCGATGGTTAGATCGGGGTCTACGGGGTTGATACCCGCGACGTGGCGGTGGCCGGCGGCGTCGAAGCTGATCCACCTCACCCCCAGCTCCTCGCAGACCGCCCCGATGCCGGTCACGGCCCAGATTTTCTCCACACGGACGACGGAGGGGGCGGGGGCGTCGCCGACCGTCACGTCGTACCCCGCGTCCAGGAGCGATTTGACCACGGCGCGCACCACCACCGGGTGGGTGGTCACGTGCTTATCCGGGGGGAAGTCGGCCAGGAGGTTCGGCTTCACCAGGATGTGGGCCGGGGGCGCCGGAAGCCCCGCCCTCCAGCCGCCGAAGAGCGCCAGGGTCGCGGCCAGGGAGCCCTCTACCTCGTCGGGAGAGTACGTGTTACACTTGCCGTAGCAGACGATGTGCCTGGTCAATCTCCCCCCTGAAAGGGCGATCGGTTTGAAGTCTGACGCTTTGGCCTTTCAGGGCGCGGGCCGGTCGGCGGTTTTTCTGGCGGCTCTGCTCCTTGCGCCGGTCCCGGCGTTCGCCCTGACGATCATCTACGCCCCGACACTGCCCGAGGGATCCCCCGTCACCCCGGCCGCGGCGGCGGAAAATTTCGCCGGGGGGCTGGGGGTCGAGGATGATTGGTATTATAACACCCCGAGCCTCTTCGGGGACGTGCGGACCGCCCTCCGGTCGCCGCCGACCCTTTCCGAGCTCATCGTCTACGCCGCCCAGTCCGAGGCGGACGACACGGTCTGCCTGAGCCTGATTGAAACACAGGAGGGCTGGTTCGGCTACGCCCTGCGCTGGAATCGCGGAGTCGTCTCGGGGGCCTGTCGGGGGGCGCGCGATCCGGATACGTTCGATTGGTGGCTCTTGGGCGAGGACCTGGCGCGGGAGAAATCCCCCGTGCCCGGGAGCGGCGAGCCGGACAGCCTGACCGGGGTGCGCTGGTTCGGGCACACGCTGGACGAGGGCCTGGCCCTTGTGGCCGCGATGAGATGGCTGGAGCATCACCCCGAGGAGGACACCGCGGCGCTCCAACTCGCCGACCGCACCGGGCAGGTCATACGCCAAATCGCCGTGGTGGGCGACGTCGCGGCCGTGAATAGGCTCCTCGACGGTATCGCCGCCCTGGTCGGTACGGCCGGGGAGGCGGCGGATAAAGTCCCGAAGGAAGACGGGCAGAACGTCATCATCGCCCTGTACTTCGCGGGCCACGCCGCCGAGTACGCCTGGCGCGTCACGCGCTACGCCGGACCCTGCCAGGGGATAGGCGACCTGCCCGAGCAGGCGGAAGCCGCGGCGGGGCGTTTGGCCCTCGAGTCGGAAGACTACTGGGAGCGG
It includes:
- a CDS encoding DUF362 domain-containing protein — encoded protein: MTRHIVCYGKCNTYSPDEVEGSLAATLALFGGWRAGLPAPPAHILVKPNLLADFPPDKHVTTHPVVVRAVVKSLLDAGYDVTVGDAPAPSVVRVEKIWAVTGIGAVCEELGVRWISFDAAGHRHVAGINPVDPDLTIALPVMEADAVVNL